DNA sequence from the Macrobrachium nipponense isolate FS-2020 chromosome 3, ASM1510439v2, whole genome shotgun sequence genome:
tacaagtgtaatgctgctgaagtagccattacttgtaatagaataataataatataataataatacgtaataataataataataataataataataataataataataataataataataataataataataaaagtaataattataataatgataataatgataataatccaaagaaCAATAGGTGCAAATAACATCTTACCCATATGCAGAAGTGTAATAAGAAAACGAGAGCAAATGTCTGACTCTtttcacagaaccagtacaaaaagaggcatgattcagtagcaaaagccctccactggagcctgtgcaagaaacactagccagcttgtagtaataagtggtacgaacaccaacctgagggagtgatagaaaaccttGCTGGTtttgcagtaccatgggacatcagaacagaagagaaagagggagaaaaaatttataagtatctaaCATCAgaatagaagagaaagaaagagaaaaaatgtgcAAGTATctggacctgaaaatagaaataagaaggatatgggatatgtctgtggaaattgtacccataatcataaggatactagccacgatcccaagatcccagaaaaggaacTTAGACaagctagatgccgaagtagctccaggactcgtgcagaagagtgcgTTATGTACTAGagacagcgcacatagtgagaaaagtaatggactcctaagaagaCAGGATGtaaccctgaaccccacactctaaaaatcacccagtcgaatagaatgactttgaaatactaaaaaaaaatataaaaaatctattaataataataatcataataataatttacatcacACTCTATATCCCTATTTTACCAGCATAATTACCAGTAACTTCCTTCTCACAAATGCTCTCAAATTTTTGGGCCAAAATTCAATGCTTCCACCTCGTGTGTAATCTGCATGATTGCAAGaatacactttttttatttatatcaatatgGAGCTAGAAGATCTCATTAACCAGATGATGATATGGCCAGTTCTGAAATTATGATCACCCATGATAGTACGTACAGTGTATCCTTGACCATCACAGTAAATTGCTTGGGTAATGCGAATCAGACGTTAATCAGTGAGCAGTGACCATGACATTTCAAGAATGCAGTTGGGTATTGGTGTACCATCATGACCACTTTCTTATCTGCCAACCCTTTGTATACACAGCATCAACTTATTATAATTCTGTGTGTAAGAGTACGTAATTCCTGGCATGCCTTTGTTGCAGATCCTGAAGGTGAAGATAAATTACTCTTTCATTATATCTTCCAATCAGTTTCCATGATAAATTTTGAAGTCTCAATAATTTTTTACTTGCAGTTTGACGAATCAAGTTGTTGCTTTGAAGGAAATTCGTCTTCAGGAGGAGGAAGGTGCGCCGTTCACCGCCATCCGAGAGGCGTCTCTTCTGAAGCAACTCAAACATGCAAATATTGTTACCTTACATGACATCATTCACACGAGAGAAACACTCACATTCGTTTTTGAATATGTGGTAAGTTGTCATGTATTGTTCTTACAAGTTCTTGCATATATATTGGCCCCCCTTGGATCAACCAGTATTTGTATTCTTTTGGATCTTTAATTCACTTTTGTCCTTTTTCTGATCAAGATGTCACCATAGTCTCTCTTAAATGTTTTCCTATtggtaaattttcattttttattttgatatttttgtttggCCTTAATTAAGTAATATGATCCTTCTTATCTATGAAGTCAGTTGtaatatgtgaatttttattggtAAGAGGAGAAAACTAAATGGATTCCAGTAAGGACAAATATGTGCATAAGTACACTCATATAAAGAAGTCCAGTATGTATTGAGGTCCAAAGAAAGAAGAATGTTAAGAATAAATTTACCTGTGGCTGTTACAGCCCTAAGGTGCCAGATATTTTATGTAATGATGAATGAATGAGAGAGGTGACAATTCCTTTCAGTCAACTGTGGTCTACAGTGAATAAATAGGAATCATAtctgaatataatataaatttcagtaATAGCAAACAATTCCTACATTGAAATGGAATTAAATTCTTGTAATTGCTTGTAATTGTTAAATAACTCCAGCCTTTGAAAGAATGCTCAACcaattttttttcactctcttgtTTGTCACATTTAATTTCCATACCAAAATACTTGCTCATACATATACTGATACCATAGATAAAAATAGTAAGAATATTTCTTTTGGTTGTAACAGCATATTTTAGTAGAATTTGATTATACAGTAGTTATTGTAATAGGTTCATAGATTTCAGGAACTACTACTGTGAAATTTTATTCAACAAAGGCTTTGATAAAAATCTTATGTTCTAAAGTGCAACATGTATACTGTAAGTAGTTTGTTTCCCTACAGTAAATCAGAATTACACCTCGATCTCTTTTGCAACATTTACTTATTAGTAATATGAAATGGCAGTTTGTTCATATTCAGTAGCCTATTATCCACAGCTTATGCATCACTATAACAAAAATCATGTTTCAGATTTGCACACTTTCCTTCTCCCTTTTTACTGAGTACAGTACTAAGATTTCTTTTTGCCTATTTCCAACAGCACACAGACTTATCCCAATATTTAGAAAAGCATGGGGGAGGCCTTCACCCGCGCAATGTCAAGTTGTTCCTCTTCCAACTCTTACGTGGTCTTTCATTCTGCCATCGACGTCGCATTTTGCACAGAGATATCAAACCCCAAAATCTGCTCATCTCCGAAATTGGTGAACTTAAGATTGCTGACTTCGGTAGGACTTATTTATGCACATTTTTTCTTATGTTCATAATAACAAATTAGTCATTGCTAACTATTTTATATATGCTCTCAATATACTATTTGAAATGTTCTCTTGTTACAAGTATGTTTCTTTTATGCTGATCTGTGGTCTTGGGTAGGTAAGAATATGGATTTATCAAAGACATGAGGAACTGAAAGGCTAAATTGATCCGATTACGTAGTGTGAAATGGTGTATTTTTCCCCTTAAATATGCTGTgttcttgttttaatttataCACAGGACTCGCCCGTGCCAAGTCTGTCCCATCTCACACTTATTCCCATGAGGTGGTGACACTCTGGTATCGACCGCCAGATGTTCTTATGGGATCTACAGACTATTCTACCTCTCTAGACATGTGGGGTGTGGGATGTATATTCTCAGAAATGATCACAGGTGTTCCAGCTTTTCCAGGTGTGAGAGATATTCAAGATCAGCTGGATAAGATTTTCAAGGTAGATGGTgaattaactgataaaaaaaatatgagagagagagagagagagagagagagagagagcaagcaagcaCATGCCACATAAGATAAAGAGCAGTTGTGTCTGCCAAACAGAGGAATTTCAACTCTCAAAACCATTTTTAaactcatttatttgtttttataatttctttgtatCGCCACATAtatcaatggaagaaaatattCTTAAAGATGTGTTCTCCAAAGCATTGTAGTTTTCACGcctttttttaagcttttaatgcGATAGTAATTTTCATAAGTTTCTCATGAACTCAAAATCTGCTTTTTTTATGCACAGAGAATTTGAATATTGTCCAAATGTTGATACCTCTCAAATAACATAAGATGTTTACTCAGTATGAAAAATGAATGTTAATTTGTTGTGTAATTCCATGCACATACCAAAGGTATCTtgtagaaaaatatgaaataagattACCAAACAAGAGTTAAGGAATCCAAAACACTATAATAAAGTTATTGAATACCATCCCTAACCTTAAGGACAAAATATATAATGCTGTAAAGGAGATTCTTGACTGTTCAATTTACCTTATAACTGATTTATTATAAAGTTCTAAAATATTAGAGTGATATTCCTCAAATGTAACCCAGGATGAGCAGTGAGACAGTGGTGGATATGTCAACAAATGTCAATACTACTAATGGCCTATATCCTTTATTTTAAAACTCTAGACTGGAGataggaaaaatatttctttgcagAAGTAAAGTAGAGTTTTGCCACAAGAAAATAAATTTGGTCTTATTTTTAGTCTggggtattttttatatattttaagatatgtacataattaaaagcaaaaagcatGAATCCAGGtagagaaattttttaaaatcttctgttaaaaaataaatcattgtctTACTAATGATTTGTTCAACCTAATTTTGCTTGCATAAATTTTAATGCTAGGATTTTAGACAAGTATGAAAACCATGAACTTGTTTCACTGTACTCAAAATAGTGTTCCAAGAATTTTAGCAGTATTTCATTCATGATAATATTTGAGCCCAAAATATACATTTGGTTGAATATGGAAGCCAAATCTTCTTCATAAAAGTCCTAAATTTGCACTATGActaaattttttacttgttcaaaATGATCATCATAACCACTTTCTAAACATTGTGTAAGATTACTAAAAGACCGTTTTGACTAGAAAGACATCAATGAACAGTATGTATACACAAGATCTAAATGTATTTTGTGATCATTCTTCCTTATCTGaactattattctttttatgCACTTGCTGATAATTGGGTCTGTTTTCAAGACCTTGTTAACCTGTGAATCCCTTCATGTATAACTTTAGGTTTGCCTTCTGTAATAGTGTGATTGTAAATTGGTAGCTTTTAAAGCTCTGGCAATACCTCAAATGCTATCTGATTAGTCAGACTTATAACATAGTAACCCAtgtgaataaatgaaatatttgctaATGCATGTTGATAAATTTTTCTTGGCATGTCCCAAGGGAACATGACAAAAATTGCACTCGTGTATGCAAATTTAGACTCGCACTACCATTAGTACTTTCCTGTATTGTTATCCACTAAACTTGTAGTTTGCTGAATTTTTAGGCATTCTTTATTATTCATAAGCTACATggaatacatacaaaaaaaaaagattgcaatgTGTTTTCCATGTGATAATCAAATTTTTTTGCTTCAGCTAGGCTCACCACTACACAGTATTACAGTATTTGTTTCCACCTCattccccctctctccctctcttaggTTGTTGGAACTCCCACTGAAGAAACGTGGATGGGTGTCACTCAGTTACCAAATTATAAACCACATCGGCTGGTGCTTCATCGTCCCCGCAGACTGTCTTCTCTTTTTCCCAGACTCAATGACATTCCGCATGCCGAGTCTTTAGCAACACAGTTCCTACAGGTTAGATGTTTAGTAGTTGTATGTAGTGTAGTGACAGAGGCTGTGCAAATGAGCTGGttcattttgtaacaagttctgGAAATCTGGCATAGACATTCAATTTGACCCATTGTATAATTGAAGTTAAACTGCCAAACTATATAAATACTACTATAGTATAGAAAAGAATATTCACATTTGctcaatatttatataaatgttttctGAAATGAGCACTACCACAGTTTTCACCTATAATTTTAATTGCTCCAGAATAATGAAAGAGAATTGTTAGAATATGCATATAGTGTTTTCTACTGCTCTGGCACtctagtcttttattttttaaatttgcatgATCATTTTCTTTACAGATTCAACCCAACAAACGGTTATCCTCGGAGGCTGCTCTAAGACATGTATATTTTGCAGATTTGCCTCCACATATATTTGAATTAGACCCAGGTAACTATGACAAGCAAAGCTTCTGTCTGTCTGCTGTGCTATTCTTATCTTTCATTGCTGTCCAGTTCTTTATTTTCAAGCACAATAAATGGCTAATACATTTTAGGATTAAGCTGCTTTTGGATAGGTATGATTAAATAAGTAACTTTATATACTCATTGTGCATTCTAATTTCTGAGATCTTTGATTGGTGcattatttacatttctaaaatAGGAGGTAAGATTGGACTTCTTGCATGTTAATATTTACTGTATAGAAAAAAGTACTTTTCTGAAGTAGTTCTCACTTCATGTTAATAATTACAAATCAGTATTAGTGTAAAATCTTAAATAAATCTTGAAACTTTTCTAGACTTCATTAGAAATGCAATAAATATTGCATCTTTTACTTTAATGTGTAGAAAATTGCTATACAGTTCAtccaaggtaattttttttttttttactcaaggaTTCTTTTAATTAACAACCTTTGGCTAATTTATAGTCATCTTGTTTTAGAACAAAGCACTTGAAAAACTGATGCCATTATACTGTCTATTAGCTGAAGCCTTTAGCTAACAAACAAAATCacatgcttacttttgtgatttcttagtacgtatactgtatatatgttggTGTAACATTCTGTGCTTGACAAGTACCGTATGTATGCCGTAGTAATGTTAAAATATCTATTTTTGCCAAATAAGAGTAAGTATTTTTaacaaagaatgtttttttttttactttacagagCAATCCATTTTTTCAGTGGGAGGTGTACGAATAGCTCAGGAGCTTCGCAATTACCCAACCTCAGTGATACAAGCAGCTAGAGAAATCCGTAAATTGGTATAATCCTTCTTTATTAAGATTTTATAGCTTGCTATGAACATGAAGCCATTTTTACTATCACTTCATATCCAAATGTGAATGCAGAACTCCGGAGCCCTTATTTTATTCTCAAAACCAGTTGTCATAAAATTCCAATACTATTGGTACTTGTTATGCAAAATCATTTCTGATGCCTAAATTTTCATAATGTTATTGCATTTTAAAggtatgaatataaaaatggaatgaaaaggtGTTAGAGGTTTAAAATCAAAATGATTCTGTTATACACACCCAAAGTAATATTTTGTATGCCATTCTATAAAGTATTTCTatcaaataatatgaaaatgcaaattaaattgCCTGAAAATCTTTTTTAACAGTCTGgtctttttgctttcaacttttcaTTACTCTTATTAACTTTATTCAGATACCAGTTACTATTCAAGTTCTTCATAAATGCACATATGCTGAATTTCACCATTTTTTTGAAATGTAAATGaatgcattatttacaaaatgcTCGTATGCCAAGTTTGGCACTTGGTCTGAGTATGAGTGAAAAGTATTTTGAGATGTTTTGTCAAAATTGAGTAATTATACAGGATACTTGTATCTTTTGAGGTTTACATTATTTTAAGGTAAGAAAGAGTTCCAAGAACTAGGGTTTTCTGAATGTGTTATGTTGTTCTAGAATACTGTTCTAACTGTTGATCGTAGTGgaacaaaaataagataaatcgTTTCGTTTAGAGTGGAAAAACTGAACGATTTAGAAATAAACTACATTCGGTGTGTGCTAAGGCTTGAAAATTAtggacagtgaaaaaaaaaattatgataggtAAAAGTAAATAGACCCATTAGTTCTTGGAATTACTTGACAGAAAAGACACAAAAAACTTGAACCTTAAATCCAGTAATCTGAAATTGCAGCTCAGTATAAGGAAATGCTGTTTGTTTCCATTTTGTTACAGAAGCCATGTAGGCTTAACTGTAAGTACTAAAAGGCAACGACAAAAATGATTACAGCTTTATGCATAATTGCCATGTTAGAAGAGATGCTTTAACAAAATGTCTATGGGAGAGAATATTTTATATAGCTTTATGGGTAACAATGATCGCTCTAAATGAAGAAATACAGGAAAATGTTTTAACGTGTTATATAGAGAACATTTATGTTAGCGATAGGAATAGACAAATGAATTCAGTGGTATGAAGATTATATTGCTACTCTAGTTTGTTAGTATTAGAGTAGATATAGCTTTAGATGTAGTTTTCAGATTTCTAaatgtatgttatttatataaaactttgaATATGCAAAAAAACTTACAGAGCGATGCAGCTGAAGGGTTTTCAAGCTGAAATCTATAAAACATTGTTTTGAGCATTTGGTTCTTAAAAAAAGTTTGAAGACCATGTTGAAATTCGAGTGACAGAATCTATAACCTTTTGCTCAAAATACTACACTGCTTCACTTACACATGTCCATATTAAAACCCAAagcttttaattttcctttgttttttaattaaacaGCTGTGGTATAAATTGTGAGCAAGTTCTACACACTACGTATACACAGTTGTAAACGATAGTTCATGGAAGCGGAAAATTCATACAATAATTTTTAGATTTCATGTCAATTTATGAGTGGCCACCttgaatttaatgaatgaagttcTGGTCCAGTTCATGAAAGGGTTCTGATCTATGGCCTTATGTACAGATTTCTTGATCCTCAATATGGAACTCTTAAATACCATGAACTATTTTGCATTTCAGCTCATCATTAAAGCACTTTATTTTAATGGTGATGAGGGGTTGTAAATTCTCAAGTTTTGTCATT
Encoded proteins:
- the LOC135221971 gene encoding cyclin-dependent kinase 14-like isoform X1, with product MLPAGKEEIADPKDVVMREKKGGALSKVQKLKRRISHSFGKLGIRRKRAVSKHADYSREYRMPAISKSEDFEENGFKLSAISKNDDDDEDLSISGMKINGFSDEYLDRIEPNGNIPEKDCGKLSWERLVDHRESLSRQLSVSSDSKLLDDDIREEQKVIMRPKKPPRPKSEVYLCKDSRKTKRYSAFGGDSPFGRTEAYMKLDQLGEGSYATVYKGYSNLTNQVVALKEIRLQEEEGAPFTAIREASLLKQLKHANIVTLHDIIHTRETLTFVFEYVHTDLSQYLEKHGGGLHPRNVKLFLFQLLRGLSFCHRRRILHRDIKPQNLLISEIGELKIADFGLARAKSVPSHTYSHEVVTLWYRPPDVLMGSTDYSTSLDMWGVGCIFSEMITGVPAFPGVRDIQDQLDKIFKVVGTPTEETWMGVTQLPNYKPHRLVLHRPRRLSSLFPRLNDIPHAESLATQFLQIQPNKRLSSEAALRHVYFADLPPHIFELDPEQSIFSVGGVRIAQELRNYPTSVIQAAREIRKLV
- the LOC135221971 gene encoding cyclin-dependent kinase 14-like isoform X4, whose product is MLPAGKEEIADPKDVVMREKKGGALSKVQKLKRRISHSFGKLGIRRKRAVSKHADYSREYRMPAISKNDDDDEDLSISGMKINGFSDEYLDRIEPNGNIPEKDCGKLSWERLVDHRESLSRQLSVSSDSKLLDDDIREEQKVIMRPKKPPRPKSEVYLCKDSRKTKRYSAFGGDSPFGRTEAYMKLDQLGEGSYATVYKGYSNLTNQVVALKEIRLQEEEGAPFTAIREASLLKQLKHANIVTLHDIIHTRETLTFVFEYVHTDLSQYLEKHGGGLHPRNVKLFLFQLLRGLSFCHRRRILHRDIKPQNLLISEIGELKIADFGLARAKSVPSHTYSHEVVTLWYRPPDVLMGSTDYSTSLDMWGVGCIFSEMITGVPAFPGVRDIQDQLDKIFKVVGTPTEETWMGVTQLPNYKPHRLVLHRPRRLSSLFPRLNDIPHAESLATQFLQIQPNKRLSSEAALRHVYFADLPPHIFELDPEQSIFSVGGVRIAQELRNYPTSVIQAAREIRKLV
- the LOC135221971 gene encoding cyclin-dependent kinase 14-like isoform X2 — translated: MLPAGKEEIADPKDVVMREKKGGALSKVQKLKRRISHSFGKLGIRRKRAVSKHADYSREYRMPAISKSEDFEENGFKLSAISKNDDDDEDLSISGMKINGFSDEYLDRIEPNGNIPEKDCGWERLVDHRESLSRQLSVSSDSKLLDDDIREEQKVIMRPKKPPRPKSEVYLCKDSRKTKRYSAFGGDSPFGRTEAYMKLDQLGEGSYATVYKGYSNLTNQVVALKEIRLQEEEGAPFTAIREASLLKQLKHANIVTLHDIIHTRETLTFVFEYVHTDLSQYLEKHGGGLHPRNVKLFLFQLLRGLSFCHRRRILHRDIKPQNLLISEIGELKIADFGLARAKSVPSHTYSHEVVTLWYRPPDVLMGSTDYSTSLDMWGVGCIFSEMITGVPAFPGVRDIQDQLDKIFKVVGTPTEETWMGVTQLPNYKPHRLVLHRPRRLSSLFPRLNDIPHAESLATQFLQIQPNKRLSSEAALRHVYFADLPPHIFELDPEQSIFSVGGVRIAQELRNYPTSVIQAAREIRKLV
- the LOC135221971 gene encoding cyclin-dependent kinase 14-like isoform X3, producing the protein MLPAGKEEIADPKDVVMREKKGGALSKVQKLKRRISHSFGKLAVSKHADYSREYRMPAISKSEDFEENGFKLSAISKNDDDDEDLSISGMKINGFSDEYLDRIEPNGNIPEKDCGKLSWERLVDHRESLSRQLSVSSDSKLLDDDIREEQKVIMRPKKPPRPKSEVYLCKDSRKTKRYSAFGGDSPFGRTEAYMKLDQLGEGSYATVYKGYSNLTNQVVALKEIRLQEEEGAPFTAIREASLLKQLKHANIVTLHDIIHTRETLTFVFEYVHTDLSQYLEKHGGGLHPRNVKLFLFQLLRGLSFCHRRRILHRDIKPQNLLISEIGELKIADFGLARAKSVPSHTYSHEVVTLWYRPPDVLMGSTDYSTSLDMWGVGCIFSEMITGVPAFPGVRDIQDQLDKIFKVVGTPTEETWMGVTQLPNYKPHRLVLHRPRRLSSLFPRLNDIPHAESLATQFLQIQPNKRLSSEAALRHVYFADLPPHIFELDPEQSIFSVGGVRIAQELRNYPTSVIQAAREIRKLV
- the LOC135221971 gene encoding cyclin-dependent kinase 14-like isoform X5, which codes for MLPAGKEEIADPKDVVMREKKGGALSKVQKLKRRISHSFGKLGIRRKRAVSKHADYSREYRMPAISKNDDDDEDLSISGMKINGFSDEYLDRIEPNGNIPEKDCGWERLVDHRESLSRQLSVSSDSKLLDDDIREEQKVIMRPKKPPRPKSEVYLCKDSRKTKRYSAFGGDSPFGRTEAYMKLDQLGEGSYATVYKGYSNLTNQVVALKEIRLQEEEGAPFTAIREASLLKQLKHANIVTLHDIIHTRETLTFVFEYVHTDLSQYLEKHGGGLHPRNVKLFLFQLLRGLSFCHRRRILHRDIKPQNLLISEIGELKIADFGLARAKSVPSHTYSHEVVTLWYRPPDVLMGSTDYSTSLDMWGVGCIFSEMITGVPAFPGVRDIQDQLDKIFKVVGTPTEETWMGVTQLPNYKPHRLVLHRPRRLSSLFPRLNDIPHAESLATQFLQIQPNKRLSSEAALRHVYFADLPPHIFELDPEQSIFSVGGVRIAQELRNYPTSVIQAAREIRKLV
- the LOC135221971 gene encoding cyclin-dependent kinase 14-like isoform X11; the encoded protein is MPAISKSEDFEENGFKLSAISKNDDDDEDLSISGMKINGFSDEYLDRIEPNGNIPEKDCGKLSWERLVDHRESLSRQLSVSSDSKLLDDDIREEQKVIMRPKKPPRPKSEVYLCKDSRKTKRYSAFGGDSPFGRTEAYMKLDQLGEGSYATVYKGYSNLTNQVVALKEIRLQEEEGAPFTAIREASLLKQLKHANIVTLHDIIHTRETLTFVFEYVHTDLSQYLEKHGGGLHPRNVKLFLFQLLRGLSFCHRRRILHRDIKPQNLLISEIGELKIADFGLARAKSVPSHTYSHEVVTLWYRPPDVLMGSTDYSTSLDMWGVGCIFSEMITGVPAFPGVRDIQDQLDKIFKVVGTPTEETWMGVTQLPNYKPHRLVLHRPRRLSSLFPRLNDIPHAESLATQFLQIQPNKRLSSEAALRHVYFADLPPHIFELDPEQSIFSVGGVRIAQELRNYPTSVIQAAREIRKLV
- the LOC135221971 gene encoding cyclin-dependent kinase 14-like isoform X12, with product MPAISKNDDDDEDLSISGMKINGFSDEYLDRIEPNGNIPEKDCGKLSWERLVDHRESLSRQLSVSSDSKLLDDDIREEQKVIMRPKKPPRPKSEVYLCKDSRKTKRYSAFGGDSPFGRTEAYMKLDQLGEGSYATVYKGYSNLTNQVVALKEIRLQEEEGAPFTAIREASLLKQLKHANIVTLHDIIHTRETLTFVFEYVHTDLSQYLEKHGGGLHPRNVKLFLFQLLRGLSFCHRRRILHRDIKPQNLLISEIGELKIADFGLARAKSVPSHTYSHEVVTLWYRPPDVLMGSTDYSTSLDMWGVGCIFSEMITGVPAFPGVRDIQDQLDKIFKVVGTPTEETWMGVTQLPNYKPHRLVLHRPRRLSSLFPRLNDIPHAESLATQFLQIQPNKRLSSEAALRHVYFADLPPHIFELDPEQSIFSVGGVRIAQELRNYPTSVIQAAREIRKLV
- the LOC135221971 gene encoding cyclin-dependent kinase 14-like isoform X9 — encoded protein: MLPAGKEEIADPKDVVMREKKGGALSKVQKLKRRISHSFGKLAISKNDDDDEDLSISGMKINGFSDEYLDRIEPNGNIPEKDCGKLSWERLVDHRESLSRQLSVSSDSKLLDDDIREEQKVIMRPKKPPRPKSEVYLCKDSRKTKRYSAFGGDSPFGRTEAYMKLDQLGEGSYATVYKGYSNLTNQVVALKEIRLQEEEGAPFTAIREASLLKQLKHANIVTLHDIIHTRETLTFVFEYVHTDLSQYLEKHGGGLHPRNVKLFLFQLLRGLSFCHRRRILHRDIKPQNLLISEIGELKIADFGLARAKSVPSHTYSHEVVTLWYRPPDVLMGSTDYSTSLDMWGVGCIFSEMITGVPAFPGVRDIQDQLDKIFKVVGTPTEETWMGVTQLPNYKPHRLVLHRPRRLSSLFPRLNDIPHAESLATQFLQIQPNKRLSSEAALRHVYFADLPPHIFELDPEQSIFSVGGVRIAQELRNYPTSVIQAAREIRKLV
- the LOC135221971 gene encoding cyclin-dependent kinase 14-like isoform X13, encoding MKINGFSDEYLDRIEPNGNIPEKDCGKLSWERLVDHRESLSRQLSVSSDSKLLDDDIREEQKVIMRPKKPPRPKSEVYLCKDSRKTKRYSAFGGDSPFGRTEAYMKLDQLGEGSYATVYKGYSNLTNQVVALKEIRLQEEEGAPFTAIREASLLKQLKHANIVTLHDIIHTRETLTFVFEYVHTDLSQYLEKHGGGLHPRNVKLFLFQLLRGLSFCHRRRILHRDIKPQNLLISEIGELKIADFGLARAKSVPSHTYSHEVVTLWYRPPDVLMGSTDYSTSLDMWGVGCIFSEMITGVPAFPGVRDIQDQLDKIFKVVGTPTEETWMGVTQLPNYKPHRLVLHRPRRLSSLFPRLNDIPHAESLATQFLQIQPNKRLSSEAALRHVYFADLPPHIFELDPEQSIFSVGGVRIAQELRNYPTSVIQAAREIRKLV
- the LOC135221971 gene encoding cyclin-dependent kinase 14-like isoform X10; the encoded protein is MLPAGKEEIADPKDVVMREKKGGALSKVQKLKRRISHSFGKLAISKNDDDDEDLSISGMKINGFSDEYLDRIEPNGNIPEKDCGWERLVDHRESLSRQLSVSSDSKLLDDDIREEQKVIMRPKKPPRPKSEVYLCKDSRKTKRYSAFGGDSPFGRTEAYMKLDQLGEGSYATVYKGYSNLTNQVVALKEIRLQEEEGAPFTAIREASLLKQLKHANIVTLHDIIHTRETLTFVFEYVHTDLSQYLEKHGGGLHPRNVKLFLFQLLRGLSFCHRRRILHRDIKPQNLLISEIGELKIADFGLARAKSVPSHTYSHEVVTLWYRPPDVLMGSTDYSTSLDMWGVGCIFSEMITGVPAFPGVRDIQDQLDKIFKVVGTPTEETWMGVTQLPNYKPHRLVLHRPRRLSSLFPRLNDIPHAESLATQFLQIQPNKRLSSEAALRHVYFADLPPHIFELDPEQSIFSVGGVRIAQELRNYPTSVIQAAREIRKLV
- the LOC135221971 gene encoding cyclin-dependent kinase 14-like isoform X7, which gives rise to MLPAGKEEIADPKDVVMREKKGGALSKVQKLKRRISHSFGKLGIRRKRAISKNDDDDEDLSISGMKINGFSDEYLDRIEPNGNIPEKDCGKLSWERLVDHRESLSRQLSVSSDSKLLDDDIREEQKVIMRPKKPPRPKSEVYLCKDSRKTKRYSAFGGDSPFGRTEAYMKLDQLGEGSYATVYKGYSNLTNQVVALKEIRLQEEEGAPFTAIREASLLKQLKHANIVTLHDIIHTRETLTFVFEYVHTDLSQYLEKHGGGLHPRNVKLFLFQLLRGLSFCHRRRILHRDIKPQNLLISEIGELKIADFGLARAKSVPSHTYSHEVVTLWYRPPDVLMGSTDYSTSLDMWGVGCIFSEMITGVPAFPGVRDIQDQLDKIFKVVGTPTEETWMGVTQLPNYKPHRLVLHRPRRLSSLFPRLNDIPHAESLATQFLQIQPNKRLSSEAALRHVYFADLPPHIFELDPEQSIFSVGGVRIAQELRNYPTSVIQAAREIRKLV
- the LOC135221971 gene encoding cyclin-dependent kinase 14-like isoform X8, with protein sequence MLPAGKEEIADPKDVVMREKKGGALSKVQKLKRRISHSFGKLGIRRKRAISKNDDDDEDLSISGMKINGFSDEYLDRIEPNGNIPEKDCGWERLVDHRESLSRQLSVSSDSKLLDDDIREEQKVIMRPKKPPRPKSEVYLCKDSRKTKRYSAFGGDSPFGRTEAYMKLDQLGEGSYATVYKGYSNLTNQVVALKEIRLQEEEGAPFTAIREASLLKQLKHANIVTLHDIIHTRETLTFVFEYVHTDLSQYLEKHGGGLHPRNVKLFLFQLLRGLSFCHRRRILHRDIKPQNLLISEIGELKIADFGLARAKSVPSHTYSHEVVTLWYRPPDVLMGSTDYSTSLDMWGVGCIFSEMITGVPAFPGVRDIQDQLDKIFKVVGTPTEETWMGVTQLPNYKPHRLVLHRPRRLSSLFPRLNDIPHAESLATQFLQIQPNKRLSSEAALRHVYFADLPPHIFELDPEQSIFSVGGVRIAQELRNYPTSVIQAAREIRKLV